The Molothrus ater isolate BHLD 08-10-18 breed brown headed cowbird chromosome 18, BPBGC_Mater_1.1, whole genome shotgun sequence genome window below encodes:
- the CUX2 gene encoding homeobox protein cut-like 2 isoform X8 encodes MEPRWSPGPRPAAPEVIALSKRSKEAETAFLSVYKQLLEAPDPAPVLEAARSLEDRLQQLQRLEPEPPPLKDLSRPWKKHPELGSTKERREGRSPAAEPPLPGPDGKAKAPGTETPLHRHEADKQKGLQEAQVTLAARLGEAEEKIKVLHAALKATQTELLELRCKYDEEAASKADEVAMIMTNLEKANQRAEAAQREVESLREQLAAVNSSLRLACCSPTGTTGQDKVNYSMCSGSRLEAALAAKDREILRLLKDVQHLQSSLQELEESSATQIAELEGQLAAKNEAIEKLEEKLQAQADYEEIKTELSILKAMKVASAGCSLPQSISKAEEALVLGKEAFYPSQKYLLEKPSLLASTEEDHSEDESGKDPLGMEQPYPSPHHAPADDPASPTPLPPLPGPGVAPDGPRTFSLSPFPGGERLSGDPKAPHLPLPSYKSESSSGAPPFPSSFFGAKSSTVHPVPVPATSATSPPGEPSEGSASSSSEEEQLDTAEIAFQVKEQLLKHNIGQRVFGHYVLGLSQGSVSEILARPKPWHKLTVKGKEPFIKMKQFLSDEQNVLALRTIQVRQRGSITPRIRTPETGSDDAIKSILEQAKKEIESQKGGEPKTPSASQAVANGAGSSSSEDAIKSILEQARREMQAQQQALLDMESGAGGRGGDAAPTERSTLGTVSQNITPALVKQEEGSGASPGPPQTPLAVLSPAAFVQSIIRKVKSEIGDAGSYFDQHWASERSLLSRPYTSVSPSLSSSSSSYSSMANGRGWPRGEPSEGGTNEDELQPADEEPQRLSEMKAEGAGAEPAAGGRLSYYPTYVPRTLKPTVPPLTPEQYEMYMYREVDTLELTRQVKEKLAKNGICQRIFGEKVLGLSQGSVSDMLSRPKPWSKLTQKGREPFIRMQLWLTDQLGQGISQQPTPSQASPAEPQLSPSPPPSPSEHEKGCQEPLTLALESSKENQQPESRSTPALGGKMYPNSQGPMGIQEIVAMSPELDTYSITKKVKEVLTDNNLGQRLFGESILGLTQGSVSDLLSRPKPWHKLSLKGREPFVRMQLWLNDPHNVEKLRDMKKLEKKAYLKRRYGLMSAGSDSESPSARSECASPSAPPQDLSLLQIKKPRVVLAPEEKEALKKAYQLEPYPSQQTIELLSFQLNLKTNTVINWFHNYRSRMRREMLVEGAQDNDTDPEQSGGTAIPGRRAPHSPDSDTEDHKPVLVGGEPPCAAVPVKVKEEQGDAGGWSRRRDSRSPAGAAEGTGPPQEEQGAAPHATAPGLPRRGGRAGATAGGPPPPPHPDSSQSSAGSSRCSLVVSPTSPSAASSPGLTGSASPGPSSAGPVSPALPPAPGPRLSTSVQRRHEKMANLNNIIHRLERAANREEALEWEF; translated from the exons GTGATTGCACTTAGTAAGAGAAGCAAGGAGGCTGAGACGGCTTTCCTGAGCGTTTACAAGCAATTGCTCGAAGCTCCAG ACCCCGCTCCTGTGCTGGAGGCTGCCCGGAGCCTGGAGGATcggctgcagcagctccagcgcCTCgagccggagccgccgccgctgAAGGATCTCAGCCGGCCCTGGAAGAAGCACCCGGAGCTCGGCAGCACCAAAG AGCGCAGGGAGGGGAGGTCGCCGGCAGCCGAGCCCCCGCTCCCCGGCCCCGACGGCAAAGCCAAAGCGCCCGGCACAGAGACCCCGCTGCACAGACATGAGGCAGACAAGCAAAA GGGCCTGCAGGAAGCTCAGGTCACCTTGGCCGCTcggctgggggaggcagaggagaagaTCAAAGTGCTCCACGCAG CGCTGAAGGCCACGCAGacggagctgctggagctgcgcTGTAAATACGACGAGGAAGCGGCGTCCAA GGCAGATGAAGTGGCCATGATCATGACCAACCTTGAAAAAGCCAACCAG CGGGCGGAGGCGGCGCAGAGGGAAGTGGAGAGTTTGAGGGAGCAGCTGGCGGCGGTCAACAGCTCCCTGCGCCTGGCCTGCTGCTCCCCGACGGGCACCACGGGG caggacaaAGTGAACTATTCCATGTGCTCAGGGTCGAGGTtagaggcagctctggctgccaaGGACCGGGAGATCCTGCGGCTCCTGAAGGACGTCCAGCACCTCCAGAGCtcgctgcaggagctggaggagtcCTCTGCCACCCAGATTGCTGAGCTGGAGGGACAGCTGGCGGCCAAGAACGAGGCCATCGAG aagctggaggagaagctgcaggcacaggctgacTACGAGGAGATCAAAACTGAGCTGAG CATCCTGAAGGCGATGAAGGTGgcctctgctggctgcagcctgccccAG AGCATCTCGAAGGCAGAGGAGgccctggtgctggggaaggaggcTTTCTACCCCTCCCAGAAGTACCTGCTGGAGAAGCCCAGCCTGCTGGCCAGCACTG AGGAGGATCACTCCGAAGACGAGTCAGGGAAGGATCCGCTGGGCATGGAGCAGCCGTACCCATCTCCCCACCACGCCCCGGCTGATGACCCCGCGTCCCCCACTCCCCTCCCGCCGCTGCCTGGCCCCGGCGTGGCCCCCGACGGTCCCCGGACTTTCTCGCTGTCCCCCTTCCCGGGGGGCGAGCGGCTTTCAGgggaccccaaagccccccacctccctctgcccagcTACAAGAGCGAGAGCAGCAGCGGGGCACcgcccttcccctcctccttcttcGGGGCCAAAAGCAGCACCGTGCACCCCGTCCCCGTGCcggccaccagtgccaccagcccgCCCGGCGAGCCCTCCGAGGGCAGCGCCAGCAGCTCCAgcgaggaggagcagctggacacGGCCGAAATCGCCTTCCAggtgaaggagcagctgctgaagcaCAACATTGGGCAGAGGGTCTTCGGGCACTACGTGCTGGGGCTGTCACAGGGCTCCGTCAGCGAGATCCTGGCGCGGCCCAAGCCCTGGCACAAGCTGACGGTGAAGGGCAAGGAGCCGTTCATCAAGATGAAGCAGTTCCTGTCCGATGAGCAGAACGTGCTGGCCCTGAGGACTATCCAGGTGCGCCAGAGAG GTAGCATCACGCCACGGATCAGGACACCGGAGACCGGCTCTGACGACGCCATCAAAAGCATCCTGGAGCAGGCAAAAAAGGAGATTGAGTCGCAGAAGGGAG GGGAGCCCAAAACACCATCAGCATCACAGGCAGTGGCCAAcggggcaggcagcagcagctcagaagaCGCCATCAAGAGCATCCTGGAGCAGGCGCGGCGGGAGATGCAGGCGCAGCAGCAGGCGCTGCTGGACATGGAGTCGGGGgccggcgggcgcgggggggACGCGGCGCCCACCGAGCGCTCCACGCTGGGCACCGTCAGCCAGAACATCACCCCCGCCCTGGTCAAGCAGGAGGAGGGCAGCGGGGCCAGCCCTGGCCCGCCGCAGACGCCCCTGGCCGTGCTCTCCCCCGCCGCCTTCGTCCAGAGCATCATCCGCAAGGTGAAGTCGGAGATCGGCGACGCCGGCTCCTACTTCGACCAGCACTGGGCGTCGGAGCGGAGCCTGCTCAGCCGGCCCTACACCTCCGTGTCGCCTTcgctgtcctcctcctcctccagctaCTCCAGCATGGCCAACGGCCGGGGCTGGCCGCGGGGTGAGCCCAGCGAGGGTGGCACCAACGAGGACGAGCTGCAGCCGGCGGACGAGGAGCCCCAGCGGCTGTCGGAGATGAAGGCGGAGGGAGCCGGCGCGGAGCCGGCGGCTGGCGGGCGCCTGTCCTACTACCCCACGTACGTGCCACGGACCCTGAAGCCAACGGTGCCACCGCTGACGCCGGAGCAGTATGAGATGTACATGTACAGGGAGGTGGACACGCTGGAGCTGACCCGGCAGGTCAAGGAGAAGTTGGCCAAGAACGGCATCTGCCAGAGGATCTTCGGAGAGAAG GTGCTGGGACTGTCCCAGGGCAGTGTGAGTGACATGCTGTCGCGGCCCAAACCGTGGAGCAAGCTGACACAGAAGGGTCGGGAGCCCTTCATCCGCATGCAGCTCTGGCTGACAgaccagctgggccaggggatCAGCCAGCAGCCCACACCTTCCCAGG CCAGCCCGGCGGAACCCCAGCTGTCCCCCTCGccgccccccagcccctcagagcaCGAGAAGGGCTGCCAGGAGCCCCTCACCCTGGCCTTggagagcagcaaggaaaaCCAGCAGCCCGAGAGCCGCTCGACGCCTGCGCTGGGCGGGAAGATGTATCCCAACAGCCAGGGCCCCATGGGCATCCAGGAGATTGTCGCCATGTCCCCCGAGCTGGACACCTACTCCATCACCAAGAAGGTCAAGGAGGTCCTGACAGACAACAATTTAG GCCAGCGGCTGTTTGGGGAGAGCATCCTGGGCCTGACGCAGGGCTCGGTGTCCGATCTCCTCTCCAGGCCCAAGCCGTGGCACAAGCTGAGCCTGAAGGGGAGGGAGCCCTTCGTCCGCATGCAGCTCTGGCTCAACGACCCCCACAACGTGGAGAAGCTGCGCGACATGAAGAAGCTGGAGAAGAAGG cctACCTGAAGCGCCGGTACGGGCTGATGAGCGCTGGCTCGGACAGCGAGTCCCCCAGCGCCCGCTCCGAGTGCGCCAGCCCCAGCGCGCCGCCGCAGGacctcagcctgctccagaTCAAGAAGCCGCGGGTGGTGTTGGCGCCGGAGGAGAAGGAAGCCCTAAAGAAAGCCTACCAGCTGGAGCCATATCCCTCCCAGCAGACCATCGAGCTGCTCTCCTTCCAGCTCAACCTCAAGACCAACACCGTCATCAACTGGTTCCACAACTACAG GTCACGGATGCGCCGAGAGATGCTGGTGGAGGGTGCACAGGACAATGACACGGACCCGGAGCAGAGTGGTGGGACGGCCATCCCCGGGCGCCgggctccccacagccccgACTCGGACACGGAGGACCACAAACCCGTGTTGGTGGGTGGGGAGCCCCCCTGTGCCGCTGTGCCCGTGAAGgtgaaggaggagcagggcGATGCGGGCGGCTGGAGCCGCCGGCGGGACTCACGCAGCCCGGCCGGAGCGGCCGAAGGGACCGGACCtccccaggaggagcagggggcaGCCCCCCACGCCACCGCCCCCGGCCTCCCGCGGCGGGGAGGCCGCGCCGGTGCCACCGCTGGGGGACCTCCGCCGCCGCCACACCCCGACAGCTCCCAGTCCTCTGCAGGGTCATCCCGTTGCAGCTTGGTGGTGTCCCCAACGTCGCCCTCGGCAGCTTCCTCGCCCGGCCTCACCGGCTCAGCCTCACCAGGACCGTCCTCTGCCGGGCCGGTCTCGCCGGCGCTTCCACCGGCTCCCGGCCCCCGGCTCAGCACCAGCGTGCAGCGGCGCCATGAGAAGATGGCCAACCTCAACAACATCATCCACCGCCTGGAGCGGGCTGCCAACCGCGAGGAGGCCCTCGAGTGGGAGTTCTGA
- the CUX2 gene encoding homeobox protein cut-like 2 isoform X4, translating into MEPRWSPGPRPAAPEVIALSKRSKEAETAFLSVYKQLLEAPDPAPVLEAARSLEDRLQQLQRLEPEPPPLKDLSRPWKKHPELGSTKERREGRSPAAEPPLPGPDGKAKAPGTETPLHRHEADKQKGLQEAQVTLAARLGEAEEKIKVLHAALKATQTELLELRCKYDEEAASKADEVAMIMTNLEKANQRAEAAQREVESLREQLAAVNSSLRLACCSPTGTTGDKVNYSMCSGSRLEAALAAKDREILRLLKDVQHLQSSLQELEESSATQIAELEGQLAAKNEAIEKLEEKLQAQADYEEIKTELSILKAMKVASAGCSLPQASAVARPEALAGLCQPCRRCLRRLSPSRLGSLQSISKAEEALVLGKEAFYPSQKYLLEKPSLLASTEEDHSEDESGKDPLGMEQPYPSPHHAPADDPASPTPLPPLPGPGVAPDGPRTFSLSPFPGGERLSGDPKAPHLPLPSYKSESSSGAPPFPSSFFGAKSSTVHPVPVPATSATSPPGEPSEGSASSSSEEEQLDTAEIAFQVKEQLLKHNIGQRVFGHYVLGLSQGSVSEILARPKPWHKLTVKGKEPFIKMKQFLSDEQNVLALRTIQVRQRGSITPRIRTPETGSDDAIKSILEQAKKEIESQKGGEPKTPSASQAVANGAGSSSSEDAIKSILEQARREMQAQQQALLDMESGAGGRGGDAAPTERSTLGTVSQNITPALVKQEEGSGASPGPPQTPLAVLSPAAFVQSIIRKVKSEIGDAGSYFDQHWASERSLLSRPYTSVSPSLSSSSSSYSSMANGRGWPRGEPSEGGTNEDELQPADEEPQRLSEMKAEGAGAEPAAGGRLSYYPTYVPRTLKPTVPPLTPEQYEMYMYREVDTLELTRQVKEKLAKNGICQRIFGEKVLGLSQGSVSDMLSRPKPWSKLTQKGREPFIRMQLWLTDQLGQGISQQPTPSQASPAEPQLSPSPPPSPSEHEKGCQEPLTLALESSKENQQPESRSTPALGGKMYPNSQGPMGIQEIVAMSPELDTYSITKKVKEVLTDNNLGQRLFGESILGLTQGSVSDLLSRPKPWHKLSLKGREPFVRMQLWLNDPHNVEKLRDMKKLEKKAYLKRRYGLMSAGSDSESPSARSECASPSAPPQDLSLLQIKKPRVVLAPEEKEALKKAYQLEPYPSQQTIELLSFQLNLKTNTVINWFHNYRSRMRREMLVEGAQDNDTDPEQSGGTAIPGRRAPHSPDSDTEDHKPVLVGGEPPCAAVPVKVKEEQGDAGGWSRRRDSRSPAGAAEGTGPPQEEQGAAPHATAPGLPRRGGRAGATAGGPPPPPHPDSSQSSAGSSRCSLVVSPTSPSAASSPGLTGSASPGPSSAGPVSPALPPAPGPRLSTSVQRRHEKMANLNNIIHRLERAANREEALEWEF; encoded by the exons GTGATTGCACTTAGTAAGAGAAGCAAGGAGGCTGAGACGGCTTTCCTGAGCGTTTACAAGCAATTGCTCGAAGCTCCAG ACCCCGCTCCTGTGCTGGAGGCTGCCCGGAGCCTGGAGGATcggctgcagcagctccagcgcCTCgagccggagccgccgccgctgAAGGATCTCAGCCGGCCCTGGAAGAAGCACCCGGAGCTCGGCAGCACCAAAG AGCGCAGGGAGGGGAGGTCGCCGGCAGCCGAGCCCCCGCTCCCCGGCCCCGACGGCAAAGCCAAAGCGCCCGGCACAGAGACCCCGCTGCACAGACATGAGGCAGACAAGCAAAA GGGCCTGCAGGAAGCTCAGGTCACCTTGGCCGCTcggctgggggaggcagaggagaagaTCAAAGTGCTCCACGCAG CGCTGAAGGCCACGCAGacggagctgctggagctgcgcTGTAAATACGACGAGGAAGCGGCGTCCAA GGCAGATGAAGTGGCCATGATCATGACCAACCTTGAAAAAGCCAACCAG CGGGCGGAGGCGGCGCAGAGGGAAGTGGAGAGTTTGAGGGAGCAGCTGGCGGCGGTCAACAGCTCCCTGCGCCTGGCCTGCTGCTCCCCGACGGGCACCACGGGG gacaaAGTGAACTATTCCATGTGCTCAGGGTCGAGGTtagaggcagctctggctgccaaGGACCGGGAGATCCTGCGGCTCCTGAAGGACGTCCAGCACCTCCAGAGCtcgctgcaggagctggaggagtcCTCTGCCACCCAGATTGCTGAGCTGGAGGGACAGCTGGCGGCCAAGAACGAGGCCATCGAG aagctggaggagaagctgcaggcacaggctgacTACGAGGAGATCAAAACTGAGCTGAG CATCCTGAAGGCGATGAAGGTGgcctctgctggctgcagcctgccccAGGCAAGTGCCGTGGCACGTCCCGAGGCGCTGGccgggctgtgccagccctgccgaCGGTGCCTCCGCCGCCTGTCCCCATCTCGGCTTGGCTCCTTGCAGAGCATCTCGAAGGCAGAGGAGgccctggtgctggggaaggaggcTTTCTACCCCTCCCAGAAGTACCTGCTGGAGAAGCCCAGCCTGCTGGCCAGCACTG AGGAGGATCACTCCGAAGACGAGTCAGGGAAGGATCCGCTGGGCATGGAGCAGCCGTACCCATCTCCCCACCACGCCCCGGCTGATGACCCCGCGTCCCCCACTCCCCTCCCGCCGCTGCCTGGCCCCGGCGTGGCCCCCGACGGTCCCCGGACTTTCTCGCTGTCCCCCTTCCCGGGGGGCGAGCGGCTTTCAGgggaccccaaagccccccacctccctctgcccagcTACAAGAGCGAGAGCAGCAGCGGGGCACcgcccttcccctcctccttcttcGGGGCCAAAAGCAGCACCGTGCACCCCGTCCCCGTGCcggccaccagtgccaccagcccgCCCGGCGAGCCCTCCGAGGGCAGCGCCAGCAGCTCCAgcgaggaggagcagctggacacGGCCGAAATCGCCTTCCAggtgaaggagcagctgctgaagcaCAACATTGGGCAGAGGGTCTTCGGGCACTACGTGCTGGGGCTGTCACAGGGCTCCGTCAGCGAGATCCTGGCGCGGCCCAAGCCCTGGCACAAGCTGACGGTGAAGGGCAAGGAGCCGTTCATCAAGATGAAGCAGTTCCTGTCCGATGAGCAGAACGTGCTGGCCCTGAGGACTATCCAGGTGCGCCAGAGAG GTAGCATCACGCCACGGATCAGGACACCGGAGACCGGCTCTGACGACGCCATCAAAAGCATCCTGGAGCAGGCAAAAAAGGAGATTGAGTCGCAGAAGGGAG GGGAGCCCAAAACACCATCAGCATCACAGGCAGTGGCCAAcggggcaggcagcagcagctcagaagaCGCCATCAAGAGCATCCTGGAGCAGGCGCGGCGGGAGATGCAGGCGCAGCAGCAGGCGCTGCTGGACATGGAGTCGGGGgccggcgggcgcgggggggACGCGGCGCCCACCGAGCGCTCCACGCTGGGCACCGTCAGCCAGAACATCACCCCCGCCCTGGTCAAGCAGGAGGAGGGCAGCGGGGCCAGCCCTGGCCCGCCGCAGACGCCCCTGGCCGTGCTCTCCCCCGCCGCCTTCGTCCAGAGCATCATCCGCAAGGTGAAGTCGGAGATCGGCGACGCCGGCTCCTACTTCGACCAGCACTGGGCGTCGGAGCGGAGCCTGCTCAGCCGGCCCTACACCTCCGTGTCGCCTTcgctgtcctcctcctcctccagctaCTCCAGCATGGCCAACGGCCGGGGCTGGCCGCGGGGTGAGCCCAGCGAGGGTGGCACCAACGAGGACGAGCTGCAGCCGGCGGACGAGGAGCCCCAGCGGCTGTCGGAGATGAAGGCGGAGGGAGCCGGCGCGGAGCCGGCGGCTGGCGGGCGCCTGTCCTACTACCCCACGTACGTGCCACGGACCCTGAAGCCAACGGTGCCACCGCTGACGCCGGAGCAGTATGAGATGTACATGTACAGGGAGGTGGACACGCTGGAGCTGACCCGGCAGGTCAAGGAGAAGTTGGCCAAGAACGGCATCTGCCAGAGGATCTTCGGAGAGAAG GTGCTGGGACTGTCCCAGGGCAGTGTGAGTGACATGCTGTCGCGGCCCAAACCGTGGAGCAAGCTGACACAGAAGGGTCGGGAGCCCTTCATCCGCATGCAGCTCTGGCTGACAgaccagctgggccaggggatCAGCCAGCAGCCCACACCTTCCCAGG CCAGCCCGGCGGAACCCCAGCTGTCCCCCTCGccgccccccagcccctcagagcaCGAGAAGGGCTGCCAGGAGCCCCTCACCCTGGCCTTggagagcagcaaggaaaaCCAGCAGCCCGAGAGCCGCTCGACGCCTGCGCTGGGCGGGAAGATGTATCCCAACAGCCAGGGCCCCATGGGCATCCAGGAGATTGTCGCCATGTCCCCCGAGCTGGACACCTACTCCATCACCAAGAAGGTCAAGGAGGTCCTGACAGACAACAATTTAG GCCAGCGGCTGTTTGGGGAGAGCATCCTGGGCCTGACGCAGGGCTCGGTGTCCGATCTCCTCTCCAGGCCCAAGCCGTGGCACAAGCTGAGCCTGAAGGGGAGGGAGCCCTTCGTCCGCATGCAGCTCTGGCTCAACGACCCCCACAACGTGGAGAAGCTGCGCGACATGAAGAAGCTGGAGAAGAAGG cctACCTGAAGCGCCGGTACGGGCTGATGAGCGCTGGCTCGGACAGCGAGTCCCCCAGCGCCCGCTCCGAGTGCGCCAGCCCCAGCGCGCCGCCGCAGGacctcagcctgctccagaTCAAGAAGCCGCGGGTGGTGTTGGCGCCGGAGGAGAAGGAAGCCCTAAAGAAAGCCTACCAGCTGGAGCCATATCCCTCCCAGCAGACCATCGAGCTGCTCTCCTTCCAGCTCAACCTCAAGACCAACACCGTCATCAACTGGTTCCACAACTACAG GTCACGGATGCGCCGAGAGATGCTGGTGGAGGGTGCACAGGACAATGACACGGACCCGGAGCAGAGTGGTGGGACGGCCATCCCCGGGCGCCgggctccccacagccccgACTCGGACACGGAGGACCACAAACCCGTGTTGGTGGGTGGGGAGCCCCCCTGTGCCGCTGTGCCCGTGAAGgtgaaggaggagcagggcGATGCGGGCGGCTGGAGCCGCCGGCGGGACTCACGCAGCCCGGCCGGAGCGGCCGAAGGGACCGGACCtccccaggaggagcagggggcaGCCCCCCACGCCACCGCCCCCGGCCTCCCGCGGCGGGGAGGCCGCGCCGGTGCCACCGCTGGGGGACCTCCGCCGCCGCCACACCCCGACAGCTCCCAGTCCTCTGCAGGGTCATCCCGTTGCAGCTTGGTGGTGTCCCCAACGTCGCCCTCGGCAGCTTCCTCGCCCGGCCTCACCGGCTCAGCCTCACCAGGACCGTCCTCTGCCGGGCCGGTCTCGCCGGCGCTTCCACCGGCTCCCGGCCCCCGGCTCAGCACCAGCGTGCAGCGGCGCCATGAGAAGATGGCCAACCTCAACAACATCATCCACCGCCTGGAGCGGGCTGCCAACCGCGAGGAGGCCCTCGAGTGGGAGTTCTGA